The Spirochaetaceae bacterium DNA window GACCAGACCCAGCTCGAGGCCGCCTGACCGCTACCACACTGGCGGAATGCACCCTCGCTTCAACGGGAGATTGACAGGCTGCCGCCCGCGTGCGACCATGCCGCGTTCAGAAAGAGGCGGATCGGGATGAGTCGTCACCATCACAGCCAGTGTAGTGACCGGTTGCCGGCAAGGCAGCCAGTACAATCCTCTGCCTCCCCCCGCAATTATTTATTCGGTAAACCTTTAACCGCTCCGGCCGGTCGCCACGTACGCGAAAGCGCGCGCGCCGTCGCCTTCACCACCGCCGGCGTCGCCGGTCAATCTCACTCGTCGCTCCACCTCCTTCATTCACCACAACCCCGCCGGCTGTTGCCGGCCCATCGGAGGCGCAAATTGGTACTCAAAGAACCGTACGTGCGCGCGGCGTGACAGGCGTGAGCCCTTGAGTCGCACGCCGCGCGCTGGCAAGTGAATTCGACTCCGTCCGGCCGCCTGCGTTGCGGGCGCGAGAGTGGCGAAAACGCGGCAATTCGCTGCGCAATACTCTCACACATCAACAACTGGAGTTACGTATGCACATCGTACACATTGGGATGGGTGGAACACGATGCCGATCGAGTCGATAACGGCAACCGACAAACGGACGGTCGTCTTCAAGCTGACGCGGCCAGACGCCCGTGCGCTGCGGTCGATCATTTCCCCCGTAGTTCACTTTATTGTTGCACGGGAGGTAATCGATGAACACGGGGACATGAAGGATTGGAGGAACGTGGTCGGCACCGGACCCTGGATGCTGACTGACCTTGTCGAGGGCAGCTCGATGACCCTTACCAAGAATCCAAACTACTGGGGACATGACGAAAAATTCCCGGGTAACCGGTTGCCCTATGTTGACGAGTTCAGGGTCAAGGTGATGCCGGAACCGGCAACAAGGATTGCGGCACTGCGCACGGGTCAGATCGATTACGCCGGCGCCCCGCTGTCCTATCCGCCGGCGCTCAACAGCATCGACAAGGTGGAAAGCCTGCAGCGGACCAACCCCGAAATCGTGGTATGGGAACACTTGGTAAGGACGAACAATAGTTTCGGCATGAACACGCAAAGGGCGCCCTTTGATGACATCCGGGTGCGCAAGGCAATGCAGATGGCACTGGACCTTGAGACACTGCACGACACCTACTTCAAGGGGTGGGGAACGTGGGGGCCTCAGGGACTGGTTGCCAACGATGTCCCAGTGGCTGGCATCCCATTTGAAGAGTGGCCAGAAGAGGTCAAGAAAGGCTATGTGTATGACCCGGAAGGTGCCGAGGAGCTCCTTGACGAGGCGGGGTATCCGCGCGATGCCGACGGCATCAGGTTCAAGGCCCACTTGGCTTGGCATGATGCGCAAGACCTGAGCTACATAGAATTGTTAGCCGCTACATACTATCGCGACATTGGCGTCGAGGTAGAGATTGAACCAGTGCCAGGTGCGGAGATGCGGCCTAGAGTGGAAGCTAGAGATTGGGACATGTTCAATAACACAATGGCCGCCACGGGGACGGCACCGCCTTGGGGGACCATGGCTCGGTACGGGACTGATGGTGGTTGGAACGCCGCCAATGTGAACGATCCGGTTTTTGACGCCATGTTGGCAGCCGCCGAGAAGGTAAGCACGGAAGAACAGCAAGACCTGTTGGCGCGAGAGTTGAATATGTACGCGATAGAGCGGCACTGGGCCGTATTTGCCGGTAATGTAATACCATGGACGAGCGTGACCCAGCCGTGGGTCAAGGGCTATAACGGAGAATTGATACTGGGAGGTAACCAATTCGAATACACCTTTGGCGCCCGCTTCTGGATCGACCAGGAGTTGAAGGAGTCGATGGGCTTTTAGGGTTTGAAGAAGAACGGAGCTGGGAGGTCGTCGCGTCCGAGCGCACTTCCCAGCTCCCGAATGAGGTCGGCGACTTGAGAGCCTATATCATCAGGCGGTTGTTGCTGGCGATCCCCACCTTGTTCATATTGACGATTCTGGTGTTTCTCGCGGTCCGCTTCCTCCCCGGCGACATCGTGGACGCGATGGAGAACAGGATGCAGTCCTATGGTTCGGCCATCGAGATTGACCGTGAAGCTATTGAGCGTTACCTGGGACTGGACGTGCCGGTCCACGTGCAGTACGGACGCTGGATGGGCGTGTTGCCGACCCCTGATCCGGTTACCGGTGAGTCCCACTTCAGAGGGGTTCTGCAAGGTACGCTTGGCGAATCATGGATGTTTGGCGGTTTCTCGATAGAGGAGAGGATACTCGGTAGATTGCCGCTCACCATCGAGCTCGGCGCCATGGCAATCGTTATCGGGCTCCTGATAGCGCTGCCGGTCGGCATCTACTCGGCGATGCGCCAGGATACGGCTGCCGACTACGCGGGCCGCACCATCGCCATCATCGGCCTGGCAACGCCCAACTTCTGGCTGGCCCTGATGGTCATGATCTACCCGGCCATCTGGTGGGGCTGGGCGCCACCGATGGACTGGGTTCCTTTCACCGAAGATCCGCTGGGGAATCTTGGCGTGCTCCTCATTCCCAGCCTGATTCTGGGGACGGCCATGGCTGCAGGCACGATGCGGTTGACGCGCACCATGATGCTGGGGGTGCTCAGGCAAGACTATATCAGGACTGCCTGGTCGAAGGGCCTCGGTGAGAGGGTAGTGGTGGTGCGACACGCCACCAAGAATGCCCTCATCCCGGTAGTCACCCTGATGGGCATGCAGTTGCCTCTGCTGGTAGGCGGCTCCGTCATCATGGAGAACATATTCAACCTGCCGGGGTTGGGTCGCCTGTTTCTGAATTCACTCGAAGGCAGAGATTATCCGGTGGTGTCCGCGGTAAACCTGGTGTTCGCCGGCGCCGTGGTAGGGGGTAATCTGATCATCGACCTGACCTATCCCTACCTCGATCCGAGGGTCCGTTATGGCTGATTTCCTGGTCAGACTGGTGACCGAAAAGCCGCTGGGTGCTGCCAGCGGGGTTGTCATAGTGATTCTGGTTCTGGTGGGTATCTTTGCCGATGTGCTGGCCCCCTATCCATACGATGAGCCACACATTCGTGACATGATGAAGGGTCCCTCGGCCCAGTATCTCCTCGGTACCGACCAATTGGGACGAGACTCGTTGAGCCGCATCATCCACGGGGCCCGCACCTCGTTGCTGGTCGGTCTGGCCACGACCGCGCTCGGTGTCGTGGTCAGCACCCTGATCGGCGGCACGTCGGGGTTCCTGGGCGGCAAACTGGACCTGGGCGTGCAGCGATTTGTCGACGCCTGGATGTCGTTCCCGGCACTGCTCCTGTTGTTGACGGTGATGTCGATCGTCGGGCGCGGTGTGCCGCAGATAATCCTGGTGCTGGGGATAGCCGGAGGCATCGGGGGCTCGAGAGTGTTGCGAGGCGCGGTTATCGACATCAAGGAAAATGTGTATTTCGAGTCGGCAGAGGCGATCGGCAGCTCGAAATGGAGAGCATTTTTCCGGCATGTCGTACCCAATATCATGCCGGTGATAATCATCGGGTTCAGCATCAACATCGGGGGCGTGATCCTGAGTATCGCTTCTCTGGGCTTCCTCGGATACGGCCTGCCATTCACCATTCCGGAGTGGGGAGGCCTGCTCAGCCGGGAAGGGCGCGAGTTCATGGAGATAGCGCCGCGGCTGGCTCTCTGGCCCGGTCTCGCCCTGACCATTACCGTCTACTGTCTCAACATGTTCGGCGACGCCGTGCGCGACCTGCTCGACCCCCGGCTCAGGGGCGGTGCCGGCGGTCTCGGCGCCGGAGCCGCCGGGTCGGTTCACTAGCGCCCCACCACTTGCCACCTGAGGGAATTGCGGCGGCGGATCATCCCGGTTACCGTCGGGGCCATGAAGATCGAGCGGTTCAAGGGGTACTTCGTGCCGGTGCCGCCGCCCGGCAAGGGCGGCAAGTACTGGCTGTTCATCAAGCTCATCACCGACGACGGCATCGAAGGCACCGGCGAATGCACCTGGCATGGCACCCACCGGCGGTCGGCGCTGCAGGTGGCGCAGGAGATCTTCGAATCGATCCTGAAGGGGGCCGATCCGATGCGCCGGGAGCGCATCTGGTGGGACGTGTTCCGGCGCCACGCGGTGCTGCATCCCGGCCCCATCGCCACCCCGGTGCTGAGCGCCATCGACATGGCGTGCTGGGACATCGCCGGCAAGGCGCTCGGCGAGCCGGTGTACAACCTGCTCGGCGGCCTGTTCCACGACAAGCTGCGCGCCTACACCTACCTGTACGGCTGGAAGATGGGCGACCCGCCGGAAAAGGCGGCCGAAGACATCCTGCGCTACATGGAGCGCGGCTTCACGGCCGTCAAGCTCGACCCGGTGGGCGGCCTGGAGCCGCACCGCCTGGAGACCCTCTCCTACGTCGA harbors:
- a CDS encoding ABC transporter substrate-binding protein; translation: MAKTRQFAAQYSHTSTTGVTYAHRTHWDGWNTMPIESITATDKRTVVFKLTRPDARALRSIISPVVHFIVAREVIDEHGDMKDWRNVVGTGPWMLTDLVEGSSMTLTKNPNYWGHDEKFPGNRLPYVDEFRVKVMPEPATRIAALRTGQIDYAGAPLSYPPALNSIDKVESLQRTNPEIVVWEHLVRTNNSFGMNTQRAPFDDIRVRKAMQMALDLETLHDTYFKGWGTWGPQGLVANDVPVAGIPFEEWPEEVKKGYVYDPEGAEELLDEAGYPRDADGIRFKAHLAWHDAQDLSYIELLAATYYRDIGVEVEIEPVPGAEMRPRVEARDWDMFNNTMAATGTAPPWGTMARYGTDGGWNAANVNDPVFDAMLAAAEKVSTEEQQDLLARELNMYAIERHWAVFAGNVIPWTSVTQPWVKGYNGELILGGNQFEYTFGARFWIDQELKESMGF
- a CDS encoding ABC transporter permease; the protein is MRAYIIRRLLLAIPTLFILTILVFLAVRFLPGDIVDAMENRMQSYGSAIEIDREAIERYLGLDVPVHVQYGRWMGVLPTPDPVTGESHFRGVLQGTLGESWMFGGFSIEERILGRLPLTIELGAMAIVIGLLIALPVGIYSAMRQDTAADYAGRTIAIIGLATPNFWLALMVMIYPAIWWGWAPPMDWVPFTEDPLGNLGVLLIPSLILGTAMAAGTMRLTRTMMLGVLRQDYIRTAWSKGLGERVVVVRHATKNALIPVVTLMGMQLPLLVGGSVIMENIFNLPGLGRLFLNSLEGRDYPVVSAVNLVFAGAVVGGNLIIDLTYPYLDPRVRYG
- a CDS encoding ABC transporter permease, coding for MADFLVRLVTEKPLGAASGVVIVILVLVGIFADVLAPYPYDEPHIRDMMKGPSAQYLLGTDQLGRDSLSRIIHGARTSLLVGLATTALGVVVSTLIGGTSGFLGGKLDLGVQRFVDAWMSFPALLLLLTVMSIVGRGVPQIILVLGIAGGIGGSRVLRGAVIDIKENVYFESAEAIGSSKWRAFFRHVVPNIMPVIIIGFSINIGGVILSIASLGFLGYGLPFTIPEWGGLLSREGREFMEIAPRLALWPGLALTITVYCLNMFGDAVRDLLDPRLRGGAGGLGAGAAGSVH